CGATGCTATTGATTCCAATCTTATTCGGCTAACGCTAAAACTAGATCGTAAAGACGCATCGCGCACCGTTGCTACGCTGGAGCGATTTAGTTACAATGTTGTTTCTTTATTTCAGGAAGCTTCGGTAGCTTCGTACGACAAAGAGCGACTTGATGCATTGCTTCGCTACCTAGATATCTAAATGACCATGAATGAGGTTTGCGATTCACGGAAGAAAGATTAATGAAAATAGCCTAAACTGTATTCAACATCTGCTGGAGGAACTCCGCAAGCATCAAGCTGACGTAAAGGTATCTGACACTTTATTTACTCACCTCCAAGATTCTTCAATCAACCATCCGGCGGAGCTAGTGTACTCCGCTCAAACCGGTGTGCCGGACGTAGACTTTGTTGTTAGCATCGGTGGAGATGGTACATTACTCGAGACCGTTACTCACATTCGCAAAAAAGAGATACCCGTGCTGGGTATTAACGTAGGTCGCTTAGGCTTTCTGGCTACTGTACCCCAAAATCAGATCACTACAGCTATTGATGCCTTGTTTCGGGGACAGTATTCGTACGATCATAGAACACTGATAGAAACCCACGGAACGGCCAGCATACCTACTGCGCTTAACTTTGCCCTAAATGAGCTAACCGTTATTAAAAAGGATACATCAACCATGATTGTAGCTCACGCCTATCTGGATGATCGTTATCTAAACTCCTACTGGGCAGACGGACTTATTATCTCCACCCCCACTGGGTCTACTGGCTACTCACTGAGTTGCGGCGGGCCAGTCGTTTCACCACAATCCAGCAACCTAATAATTACCCCTATTAGTCCACATAATCTCACTGTACGTCCCTTGGTAGTTTCTGATCAGAGTCAGATTACTATTCGGGTCGAGAGCCGCAGTGATAGCTACTTAATTGCCCTAGATTCTCGCTCGTACGGGGTCAATAGTGAAGAATCTTTCCAATTACGTAAAGCTCCTTTTCAGGTTAAATTGATAAAGTTTGAAGGAGATGATTTCTTAGAGACATTACGTCAGAAGCTAAATTGGGGACTTGATGTAAGAAATTAGCTTTTAATAAGTTGTTTCACGGTATAAATCCCAGTAAACTTGCCCTGGCTATCTATACCTTATCACCCTTTATATGTTGACTATTTGTTTTCATCCTCGATCAGTTGCTGCACTGGCTCTTCTCGTTATATTCAT
This region of Tunicatimonas pelagia genomic DNA includes:
- a CDS encoding NAD kinase; protein product: MRFAIHGRKINENSLNCIQHLLEELRKHQADVKVSDTLFTHLQDSSINHPAELVYSAQTGVPDVDFVVSIGGDGTLLETVTHIRKKEIPVLGINVGRLGFLATVPQNQITTAIDALFRGQYSYDHRTLIETHGTASIPTALNFALNELTVIKKDTSTMIVAHAYLDDRYLNSYWADGLIISTPTGSTGYSLSCGGPVVSPQSSNLIITPISPHNLTVRPLVVSDQSQITIRVESRSDSYLIALDSRSYGVNSEESFQLRKAPFQVKLIKFEGDDFLETLRQKLNWGLDVRN